The DNA window CGCCGACCGGGCCGCCGAACCCGTCGTGCTGCTCAACCCCCGGGTGGTGGACAGCTCCCCCGACACCGACGAGCAGTACGAGGGGTGCCTCTCCTTCTTCGACCACCGGGGCCTGGTGCCCCGGCCGCTGCGGATCGACGTCGAGCACGCCCAGTGGGACGGCAGCCGCGTCATCACCTCCTTCGAGTACGCGATGGCGCGGCTGGTCGCCCACGAGATCGACCACCTGGAGGGCCGCCTCTACGCCGACCGGATGGCCCCCGGCGTGCCGCTGGTGCCCGTCGAGGAGTACCGGGAGAGCGGCAACCCCTGGCGCTACTGACCCGCACGGACTCCGGTACGCGGGCCGGTTGCCGGCCCGACCCGCGTACCGGTGAACGGGGGGCCGGGTCGCGTGCCCCAGGGGGCAGGGGCACGCGACCCGGCCCGGGGGGAGCAGGGTCTACAGGTTGCCGAAGGTGTCGTAGCGGATGTTGTCCGGCGGCACGTCGTCCGCGGCCAGCGCGCGCAGGGTCGCCCGGACCATCGCTGCCGAGCCGGAGACGTAGCAGTCGTGCGTGGTCCACGGGCCGTACCGGGTGACCACCTCCGAGATGTCCCCCAGTTCGCCGTCGAAGTCCGGGTCGTCGCTGCACGCCGTGGTCACCGACAGCCACGGATGGACGGCCACCAGCTTCTCCAGGCCGGGCAGCCCGTACAGATCCGCGGGCCGGCGGGCCCCGTAGAAGACGTGCACCCAGCGGGTGCGGTTGACCCGGGTCAGCTCCTCCACCAGCGCCTTGATCGGGGCCAGCCCGACCCCGCCCGCCACGCAGAGGATGTCCCGGGTGGAGGCCCGGTCCAGGGTCATCGAGCCCATCGGCGCGGCCACCCGCAGCAGGTCACCCGGCCTGGTCCGGCGGACCAGCGCCCCGGACACCCAGCCCGCCGCCCCGGCCGGCGTCCGCACGTGGAACTCCAGCACGTTGTCCTCGTTCGGGGCGTTCGCCACCGAGTACGTCCGCCACACCCGCGGGTGGTGGCGGGGCGCCTCGACGCTCACGTACTGGCCGGCCTGCCAGGTCATCGGATGCTGGAGGGCGCGGACGGTCAGCACCGCGGTGTCCGGGCCGTGCCGCTCGTGCGTGAGCACCTCGGCGTGCCAGAACGGCGGGTTGTCGTCGGCCGCCGCGCCGGCCAGCATCCGCTCGCTGATGCTCGCGTACGCCTCCCGCCACGCCTGGTCGTACTCCAGGTTCCAGCCGTCGCCGGCGGTGCTGCGCAGCGCGTCCAGCAGGGCGACACCCATGCTCTCGTAGTGGCTCGCCTCGACGTGGAACTTCCGGTGGTCCCGGCCCAGCGCGCGCAGGTACTCGTCGAAGCTCTCCGGGTCGTCCACCGTCTGGGTGGCGGTGACGATCGCCTCCAGGATCCGGTCGCCCTGGCCGTTCATCTGCACCGGGAAGAGCATGCGCAGCGCCGGGTCGAGGAGGAACAGCCGGGCGTAGAAGTGACCGCTGAGCCGCTCCCGGTCCTCCTCGACCAGGGTCCAGCTCTCCTTCAGCAACCGCGCGAAGTTCTCCACAGGGGCACGCTCCTTCTCCTGGCGGGCGGATCGGCCCCCATAGAATCTCCACGGAGCGTGCCGGCCGGTCGCACAGAATGTGCGATCGGCTCACCTGGCCGCCGGGACGTGCCGACCGGTCCCCGGGTGCGGCACAGTGGTCCGGTGACGGTTGACGAGCTGACCCGCCCGGTCTCCCGCCGGACGCTGGGCAGCGAGACGTTGCTCGTGCTCGGCCTCTCCCTCGGCCAGTCGGCCGTGTACGCCCTGGTGTCGCTGGTCGCCAAGCTGACCGCCACGGGCGGGCTGTCGAAGCAGACCGCCTCGCTGAACACCTCCGCGTCGGCCCGCCCCTACCTCGACCTGACGTACCAGCTCCTCGGGATCCTCTTCGCGCTGCTGCCGGTGCTGCTCGCCGTACACCTGCTGGCGCGCGACCCCGGCGACCCGGCGCGGACGCTCGGCGCCGACCTCACCCGGCCCGGGTCGGACCTGGCCCGGGGCGCGGGCCTGGCCGCGCTGATCGGCCTCCCCGGGCTGGCCCTGTTCTGGGCGGCCGCCCAGCTCGGCATCAACGCCACCCTCGTGCCGGCCGCCCTGCCGCCCCTCTGGTGGGCGGTGCCGGTGCTGATCCTGGCCGCCGTGCAGAACGCCGTGCTGGAGGAGGTGATCGTGGTCGGCTACCTGGTCACCCGGCTGCGACAGCTCCGGTGGCGGCTCGCCGCCGTGCTCGCGGCGAGTGCCCTGCTGCGCGGTTCCTACCACCTCTACCAGGGCTTCGGCGCGTTCCTCGGCAACGCCGTGATGGGCGTGATCTTCGGCCTGTTCTACCTGCGTACCCGGCGGGTGGGGCCGCTGATCGTCGCGCACACCCTGCTCGACGTGGTCGCCTTCGTCGGCTACGCCCTCCTGCCGAAATCCTGGTTCGGCTGGCTCTGACGGCGGGTCGGGCGGTAGAGGCTGATCGCCCGGGCGGCCAGGCGCTCGGCGGCGGTCGCGTCGCCCGTCGCCGCGGCGAGCGCCGCCGCGCCGGGAAGCAGCCGCGCGGCCAGCCGCAGACCCAACCAGCCAGCGGCCTGCGCGGCCAGCGGGGTGGCCAGCCGCCACGCCGCCTCGGCCGCCCGGGACCACGACCCCTCCGCCGGAGCCCCGGCCGAGCGCACCCCGTCCAGCGCGGCGCGAGCCGTGCCGGCGTCCGGGTGCACCTGCGTCAGCACCAGCAGCTCGACCACCCGGTCGGGATGCGCCGGCTCCCGGCCGTAGACGGCGGCCAGGTGCAGCACCAGGTTCGCCTGCGTCCACAGCACCGCCGTGAGCTCCGCCACCGGCGCGAACAGCCCGGCGCCCGCCGCGAGCGCGCCACCCGTGCCGGCCAGCCGCACGAACCGCCGGGTCACCAGCCGGGCCAGCCCGTCGGCGTCGGCGTCCGGGTAGGCGTCGCGGGTCCGGTCCACCCAGTCCGCGGCGCGCGGCCCGAGGGCCTCCACCGCGGCGAGGGCCAGCAGCTCCGGCGCGAAGCCCGGGTGTTCGAGTACGCGCACGCCGACCGCCCGCCAGCCCGACCCGGTGTCGCGCCGTTCCACCTGAACCGTCGCCGGGGCCTCACCGGCGGCGGACCGGGTTCCGGCCAGCTCGACCTTGGCGGGTGGTTCCGGTTGGTCGCGGTGTGGGGCGGTCGGTTCGGCCGGAACCTGTGCGGCGTCCTGCTCCGGCGGGAGCTGCGCGGTGGTTTCCGCCGGAAGCTGCCCCCCAGGAGTTTCGGTAGCGGCCTGGGAACTGGCGGGCGCGGCGGCCTCCACGCTGGCGGTGGATCCCCGGCGAGCAGTTGGGCGCTTCGCCGTCTCCTTCGCCGGGGTCGCCCTGGTGCCCTTCCGTGCCCGCCCGTTGCGTGCCGGCGTCACGGTTCCCGCCGGCGTCGCGGCCGGCTCGGCCGCCCCCGGCTCGGACCCGGCCGTCCCGGCGACGTCGGTTCCCGGGGACGCCGTGGTTCCGGGCTCCGCCGGAGCCTTGCGCGCGGCTTCGGACCCGGCGGCGTCGGTCTCCGCAGGCGCGGTCGCTCCGAGCGCCGCCGGAGCCTTGGGCGCCGCCGCGGACTTCCGCGCGGCCGGGGCGGCCTTCTTCGGCGGGGTGGCCTTCTTCGCGGCCGGGGCACGGCGGGTCCGCTTCGGCGGCTCCTCGCTCACCGGCTCATCGGCGGGAGCGTAGGCCGGTGGCGGCGCGACGGCCGGCGTACCCGCATCCGTGGTGGCGACGACCTCGGCGGACGGGCGCGGGCGTGGGGCCGCCGGCACCTCGGCGGCCGGGGCGGCCTGCGTCGGGTCCGGCGGCTGGAACAGCACCGTCGGCGCCGCCGTGGCCCGCCGGGGCCGCGGCGGTGTGTCGTCCACCACCTCGGCCGGAGCGGGCTCGGGCGTGGGCGGCGGGGTGAAGGTCGGGCGGGGGGAGCGGCTCCGCCGGCCCTTGGCGGCGGGCTCGCGACGGGGCTGATCGCTCGGCGACTGCTCCTGCATATCGATGGAGCGTAGACCCGAGCGTGACGCGGCACACGACGAAAACGCGGGGGATGGGCGCTTCCCGGTAGTCGCTTTGCCCCCGGTGGGTGCGGGCCTGTATCCTCGGGCGCGGTGGTCTCCGGGCCACCTGGGAGACTTCGCCTAGTCTGGTCTATGGCGCCGCACTGCTAATGCGGTTGGGGTCTTAAAGCCCCTCCCGGGTTCGAATCCCGGAGTCTCCGCGCGAAAGCCGGTGTGTAGACTGGCCGAGCAGCAAGCGCCCGTAGCTCAATGGATAGAGCATCTGACTACGGATCAGAAGGTTAGGGGTTCGAGTCCCTTCGGGCGCACACAGTTGAACAGCAAGAACGCACAGGGCCGGTCGCAAGCGACCGGCCCTGACAGCAACCGGTGACAGCAACGTCATTCCTCGGGCTCCTCATCAAGGCGGCCCGCAAAGCGGGCCGCGCCGGCCCGGCCCCGGCCTGCTGGCGACCTCCGGCCGGCATCGGCCGGGCCGGCCGGCCACACTGCGGGGCGTGATGAACGAGAGGCTGGGGCGGGACGATCGCCATCGGGGTCGCTCTCCATCGAGGTGTGGGCGATCGCTGCCGCGCAGCAGAGCTGCTTGCCTCCGAGTCTTGTGGGCGCTGTCGACCGCCCGATGACGACGAGGACCAGGGCGTGACCCATCCCCCGGGTGCCCGATCCTCTACGCCACCCGACCGGCGTCAAGGGCGCTACGCGTCGGCACGCCGATGGCCTACGGCCACCCTTGACCCCGACCGGGCGCCGCAGTCTTTGGCACCTATCCCGGGGGATGGGAGCAGACTGGCAATCACCTTCCGCGCCTATGCGTGCAGGGCAGGGCCTATGGTGTCGCGGTGGACGATCACATCATCCAGACCTCCGGGCACTCGGACCGGCATGAGATGTTCAGATCCCTGCCCTTCCCCTTCAACGGGGACCGGTTCCCGGACAATCTGGGAGCAGTCGTGCAGCGCACCGTGCTGGAGGGCAGAGAGCCAGCCCGCGAGGTGATCCACACCGACGACAACTCATGGATTGTCGGCGACGGCGTCAACGACCCGAAGCAGCCTGGCACAGTAGTCGCGACATGCATTAGGCATGTCATCGAACTGAACTCATCGGTGGCTGAACTCGCCAGTCTCCCGCTCGGCCAGTCTGCTTTCCGGAAGAACCCCGGCGAGCCGTGGGTGATCGAGCCTCACTCCTGGTGGGAGGAGTGAGTTACAAACCTCGCCAGTTGCCGTGCCATACACGTGCCAGTAGTCGGTACCCAAGACGGTCGCCAGGGGGCACGAACGGTCGCGCGCTTCCTGCCTTGACCTCGCCCGCCAGGTCCAGGTCGGCCGTGATCTTCGTCCTTCCAAACTGCGGCTACGACCCGGCGGGGGACCAAAACTCGTCGTCCTCCTCGTCTGGCGACGAAGGGGCATACTGCCGCAGAGCGCCGTCGCGAATCATCCAGACGCGGAAGAAGGGCTCCTCCTGGTCCATCGCGAAGAGTTGCACTGCGTTGGGGTTGTGCCAGGCCAGGGAACCGAAATGCTCCACAACAGCAGCGAGGTCGGCGTGGTTGAGCGCCCCGCCGTACACCTCGCATTCGGGGTTCTTGTGTCCGCCCCACTGGTTGTCGGCAGCGGTGATCAGGCGCAGGTTGCCGCAGCCGCCCGGCCGCATGCCTAGCTCGCGACGGGGGCACTCGTTGTCGAGCCACCCGCTGAACGCCTCGGCGTTGAGGCGGTCCTCCGGACCCACCGACAGCATCACGTTGGCAACCCAGCTCACCGCATCCCCCAATCCACGACCCGGGACCGTACAGCCATTCGTACAGCCAAGACCATCCGCTTACGCTGACAATGCCGGACGGTCACGGACGGGCCGACCAGCGCCGAGCCCAGTCGACCAGCCAGCCGGGATCTTCTTCTAATCCCAAGGCCGCCGGTTTGAATCCTTGCCGGCGCACCACTGTCAGGGTCAACGGCGATGTTTTCCAGTCACTAGGGTCTCCGCCATGATCGAGACGGAGCGACTGCGACTGGAAACCCTCGACGTCGCGGCGGCGCGGGCCGTCGCGGCCGGCGACCGGGACGGTCGCGCCTGGCACGCGGAGTTTCCTCGGGAGGACGACCGGGACGCGGCGGCCATGGTCCTCCCGCACTCGAACCTGACGTTCGGCTGCCGGCTCATCATCGAGAGGATCTCCGGCCTGGCCGTGGGGACGATCGGATTTTTTGGGCCACCGGACAACACCGGTACCGTGATGGTCGGCTATGGCCTCGTACCGCCGGCGCGGGGTCATGGCCTCGCCACCGAGGCGCTACGCGCCCTGGTGGCATATGGGTTCGCGCAACCGTCGGTACGGACCATCACGGCTGATCCGCTGCACGACAACGTCGCCTCCCATCGGGTGCTGGAGAAGGCCGGTTTTTTGCACACGTACTCCACCAAGGACGCGCGCTGGTACGCGATCGAGCGCACCGACCGACAGCATGACAACCAACAACCCTGCTGACCGTCACGGCGTTTGACAGCAACCGTTGACAGCAACAGCCCCGCACCCGGGAGGACGGGCCCGGACGATGGCAGGCCTAGGGCCAGCGGCAGAAGCCGGGGGCCGAACCGTTCCGGACGGGTTCGCCGAGGCTACGGATCAGAAGGTTAGGGGTTCGAGTCCCTTCGGGCGCACAACAGGTCAAGGGCCGGTCTCCTGTCACAGGAGACCGGCCCTTAATCGTGTTGACCCCCACGGCTGACCCCTACGCCCTGCGCGTCGAACAGGAAGCCGAGCCGCTCCACCAAGTCCTGCTGCATCCGCCGCGTCGCCTCCGCGTAGATCGACTTGGTCACGGTCGGGGAGCTGCGCCCGGGGGCATGCTGCCGCTTTCTCAGACAAGCTCCTCGTGAAGGAATCGCGCTCAGCGCTTCGTCTCGTACCTGGTCATGATCACGCCGCCGGGAAACGTCTGCGTCTCCACCAGGTTCAGGTTCACCCAGCCGTTCAGCGCACTGAAGAACGGTGTGCCGCCGCCCACGAGGACCGGATGGGTGACGATCTCGTACTCGTCGATCAGCCCGGCCCGCATGGCCGCCCCGGCGAGAGTTGCGCCACCGACCCTCATCGGCCCGCCGTCCTCGGCCTTGAGCCGGGTGATCTCGGAGATCGCCTCGCCGGTGACCAGGCGAGCGTTCCAGTCGACCTTGTCGATTGTTGAGGAGAACACCACCTTCGGCGTGTCCCGCCAGTTCCGCGCGAAATCGATCTGCGCCGGGGTGGCGCCCGGCTGCTGGTCGCCGGTCGGCCAGTAGGCGCTCATGATCTCCCACAGTTGGCGCCCATACAGAAACAGGCTGATCACCCGCTCCTGATCGAGCCACCACTGGAACAGCTCATCGCTCGGCCTGCTCCAGCCGAGGTCGTCGCCGGGCGCCGAAACGTAGCCGTCCAGACTCAGGTTCATGCCGTAGATCAGTTTCCGCATAGCGCCATGCCTTCCGTCAGTCGGTCTCGGAAGACTAGACGGTTCACGCGGAGGAAACTGATCTGTGCGCAAGCAGTCTTTGGCGCCTATCCGGGGATGGGGACAGGCTGGCGGCCACCATTTCACCGGGCAGTGGATGGACTACAAGCGCCAGGCGATGCCGACCGGGCCAGGCGAGGCCTCTTCAGTCGTAGCTGATCCGGGTGCAGATCTCCGTCGTGACCTTGAATTCAGCGTGCCGACAGCACGGCGGGGCGGAGTCAGGACCAGGGCGGTTCGCCCAGCAAGTTCTGACACGCCGTCATCAGCTTCTGCTGAGCGTCGGTAATCCCGGCCTCGACCTGCGTCATGTCCGCCTTGCCGTGGCTGCTCACATCCAGGTCGCCGGCCGCCTTCACAGCTGCAGCCAACTCCTTGCCAGCATCGCTGACACCAGCGTCCGTCGAGCGGGCGGCCCGACCAGCAACAGTGCCGTTCGACATCCAGCTGTGGTCATTCTCGTCCAGCCGTTGCGCCAGCGAAACGCAACCACCGCGGCCGTACTGGTCGGGGCTGGGCTGACTTGCCTCCGGCTTGTCGTCGCTGCAAGCGGCGACTAGGAGGGTCGCGCCCACGAGCGTCGCGACGAGGGATCGATTCACCGGCGGATCGTATACGGGTGATCATGAGGGCCCGCGGCTACTTGACTGGGGCCAGCCCGGGCCGCAGCGGCGGTCGCCGACGGCCGGACGGCCGAACTTGCCGGCGACCGCGTGCTCGGTGTCGGTGACTTCCCCCGTCTCCAGGAGCTGTTTCAGCCTGCGCAGGTTCGCCGCCACCTCGGCGCCGGGCGGCTTTCCGACCAGGGTCAGCGCCAGGCGGCCCAGTCGTCCGAAGGGTGTCTTCAGCACCTCGTGGACCTCGGTCCGGCCCGGTTCCGACCCCGGGCGGAACTCGACCGTCCAATGGGTTCGCATCCCGGGCGGGGTGGTGGTCTCGTACCGGAGCAGTTCGTTCGTCCGCTCCTCGGTGAGCCGCACCGTGGAGCTCAGCCTGACGCCGAGCGGTCCCCGGATCGTCCATCGGAACGTCGCCGGCCCGACCTGTTCGCTGGCCATGACGTCGCCCAGGAAACGGGGCAGGTTCTGGAAGTCGCGGTAGAAGTGGAAGACGTCCGCGACCCGGCGCTCGATCGTCACTCTCGCCTCGGCCGGGGATGGTGAGCGGCGCATCGCTGCCTCCGACGGTTCTTCCCGTTTGAGCCCTGCCGCTTGCCCGAGCGCCTGCCCACTAAACCCCGACGAGACCGTGGGCGATCTCCGGGAGAGACGCCAACCTGCGGGTCTGCTTGACAGGTAGGAAGTTCCCTACCTATTGTCGCCGGCATGAGCATCAGGGGAATCAAGCTGATCACCGTGCCCGTGTCCGACCAGGACGCCGCCAAGCAGTTCTACGTCGAGCAGCTCGGCTTCGAGGTGTCACAGGACTCCCGGATGGGGCCGATGCGCTGGCTCGAGGTGGTACCCCAGGGGTCGCCGGTCGGTCTCGCGCTGCTGCCGAGCGTGCTGGGTGTGCCTGTGGGCGGGCTCAAGGGCGTCCAGCTCCACAGCGACGACCTCGACGGCGACTGCGAGAGCCTGCGCGCCGCCGGCGTCAAGGTCGACGGGCCGAACGACCGCCCGTGGGGTCGTGACGCCAGCTTCTCCGACCCGGACGGCAACGGCTTCGTCCTCATGGCGGTGCACGGCGGCCGGTAGGCCGACGCGCTCCGCCGCTCCACCGGACGGGCTTCCGGCCCTCGATTCGAGAGAGTGCGATGTCGTTGATGATCGAGGCCGTGGGCCTCCGCAAGTCCTTCGGGAAGGTCGTCGCCCTCGACGGGCTCGACGTGCGCCTGGAGGCCGGCCAGGTCGCCGCGATCCTCGGCCCCAACGGCGCCGGCAAGACCACCTTCCTGCGCATGCTCTCCACGCTCGTCCGGCCGGACGGCGGCACGCTGCGGGTCTGCGGCGTCGACGCGACGGCCGAGCCGGCCCGGGTCCGCCAGCTGATCGGCCTGGCCGGGCAGCACGCCACGGTCGAGCCCGCGCTGACCGGGCGGGAGAACCTGCAGATGATCGCCCGGCTGTTCGGGCAGGACCGGCGCACCGCCCGGGCCAGCGCCGCGGAGACGCTGGAGCGGCTGCGCCTCGGCGAGGCCGGCGACCGGCTGGTCCGCACCTACTCCGGCGGCATGCGCCGCCGCCTCGACCTGGGCGCCAGCCTGGTCGGCCGCCCGCGGCTGCTGCTGCTCGACGAGCCCACCACCGGGCTCGACCCGCAGAGCCGGATCGAGCTGTGGGACACCGTCCGGGCGCTCACCACCGACGGCACCGACGTCCTGCTCACCACGCAGTACCTGGAGGAGGCCGACCGGCTCGCCGACACCATCCTGATCATCGACCACGGGCAGGTGATCGCCTCCGGCACGGCGAAGGAACTCAAGAGCCGCGCCGGTCGCGACATCGTCGAGATCCACGTCCGCGACCGGGAGGATCTCGACCGGGCCGTACGGGCGCTGGCCCGGATCGGCGCCGAGCAGCCGGTCGTCGACCACGGCTCGCTGACGGCCTCGGTGGCGGTCGACTCCGGCCCGGACCGGCTCCGCGAGGCGTTGCAGGAGGTCGGCGAGCGGGGCGTGCACGTCGAGGACGTGGCTCTGCGCCGGCCCACCCTCGACGAGGTGTTCCTGTCGCTGACCGGATCGACTCCGGCCGCCGAGCGCTGCGGCGGCGAGCCGCGGCCGCCCGGGTCCGCCGCGGGCATCGAGCCCGAGACCGTGTCGAGGAGTGCCCGATGACCGCCGTGGCCGCGCCGCACCCGGCCCGCACCGCCCGCCTGCTGCCCAGTGTCGGTGTGCTGACCGGGCGTGCCCTGCGCATCTACCGGCGTACGCCCCAGCTGCTGGTCCTGCGGATCGTGCAGTCGGTGGCGTTCCTGCTGATCTTCCGGTACGTGTTCGGCGGCGCGATCGGCGCCGGCACGATGCGCTACGTCGACTTCATGGCGCCCGGCCTGCTCACGGTGGGCATCATGTTCGCCACCATCGGCACCGCGCTCGGGGTGGCCGAGGACCACGTCGGGGGCCTGTTCGACCGGCTGCGGTCGCTGCCCATGCCGCGCAGCGCCGTGCTCGCCGGCCGCGTGCTGGCCGACCTCGCCATGACCGTCGCGGTGCTCGTCCCGAGCATCGCGATCGCCTTCGCGGTGGGGATGCGGGTGCACACCGACTGGGCCTCCGCCCTCGGCGCGCTGGGCCTCCTCGTGCTCTTCGGGCTCGCCTTCGTCTGGATCTTCGTGGCGGTCGGGTTGCTGGCCGGCAGCGTCCAAGCGGCGCAGGGCATCTCGTTCATCGTGATGCCGGTCAGCTTCGCGTCCAGCGCCTTCGTGCCCACCGCCAGCATGCCGGGCTGGCTCCAGGCGTTCACCGAGCACCAGCCGGTGACGGTGGTGGTCAACGCGGTCCGCACCCTCACCCAGGGCGCGCCCGCCGAGGCGCTGCTCGGCCACGGCACCGGCTACTACGTCACCCGGGCGCTGATCTGGATCATCACGCTGATCGTGGTCTTCGCGGGTCTGGCCGTCTCCCGCTACCGGAGTCGCTGACCTGCGGCTATCGTTCCGGTGCCGGGTCGTACCGGCTCCAGGCCGGATGAACTCCAGGGGGTGTCGGTGTCCTCCGCCACGGGAGTGGACGTCTTCGCGGCGCTGGCCAGTCCGGTCCGGCGCGACCTCATCCGGCTGCTGCGCGACGGCGGCCCCCAGTCGGTGCAGGATCTGGCCGCCTCGTTCGACATGCGCCGGCCCAGCGTCTCCGAGCACCTCAAGGTGCTCCGCGACGCCGGGCTGGTGACCGAGCGCCGCAGCGGCCGCAAGCGGCTCTACCGGCTGGAGCCGGAGCCGCTCATGGGCCTGCGTGACTGGCTCACCCCCTACGAGCGGTTCTGGCGCGAGCGGATGAGCGACTTCGCCGCGCTGGTCGCCGAGGAGTCCGCAACCGAGGGGGAGCCGGCGTGACCCGACCGGACAAGATCGAAGTCGACCAGTTCCTGCCGTACCCGCCGGCGCAGGTGTGGCGGATCCTGGTCGACCCCGACCTGATGGCCCGGTGGCTGATGCCCAACGACTTCAAGCCGGTGGTCGGTCACCGGTTCACCTTCCAGGCCAAGCCCATGCCGGCGCTGCGCTTCGCCGGGACCATCCACTGCGAGGTCCTGGCCGTCGAGCCGGAACGGCTGCTCCGGATCACCTGGGCGGACCGCAGCGGCAGCGGCCTCGACTCGATCGTCACCTGGCGGCTGGAGCCCGAGGGCCGGGGCACCCGGATGCTGATGGAGCACTCCGGGTTCGACCTGGACAGCCCGTTCCAGGCGGTCGCCCACCGCACCATGGGCAGCGGCTGGCGCTCCGCCGTGGTGCGCTCCATGCTCACGGTGCTGGAGCAGGAGGCCTGACGGGCCGGGGCGCCACCCTGAGCACGGTGGCGGACCCCCGGCCCCGGCCGCCGTCCTCAGAGCCGCTCGGGTGTGCGGATGCCGAGCAGGTGGAGGCCCTGCCCGAGCACCCGCGCGGTCAGGTCGCAGAGCACGAGCCGGCTCTCCCGGACCGGCTCGTCGGCCCGCAGCACCGGGCACCGCTCGTAGAAGGCGCTGAACGCGGCGGCGAGCCGGGACAGGTATCCGGTCAGGTGGTGGAACTCCAGGTTCTCCGCCACCGCGCCGACCACCGCGCCGAAGCCGACCAGCTCGACGGCGAGCGCCCGCTCGGCCGGCTCGGCCAGCGAGATCCCGGCCTCGGGCCGGGCCGCCACCCCCGCCCGCCGGAAGATCGACCGGATCCGGGAGTACGCGTACTGGAGGTAGGGCGCGGTGTTGCCGTCCAGCGACAGCATCCGTTCCCAGTCGAGCACGTAGTCCTTGTGCCGGTCGCTGGACAGGTCGGCGTACTTGATCGCGCCGATGCCGACGGCCCGGCCCACCTCGGCCGCCTCCGCCTCGTCCAGCTCCGGGTTCCGCTCCCGGGCCAGCGCGGTGGCCCGGGCCACCGCCTCCTCCAGCAGCCCGACCAGCTTCACCGACCCGCCGGCCCGGCTGCGCAGCATCCGCCCGTCCGGCCCGAGGATCGAGCCGAACCCGACGTGCTCGGCGCGGGCGGGCGGGGCCAGCCAGCCGGCCTGCGCGGCGGCGGCGTAGACCATCTCGAAGTGCCGCCGCTGCGGCAGCCCGACCACGTAGAGCAGCCGGGTCGCGCCCAGCGTGCCGGTCCGGTGCCGGATCGCCGCGAGGTCCGTGGCTGGGTAGCCGTACCCGCCGTCGGACT is part of the Micromonospora halotolerans genome and encodes:
- a CDS encoding globin domain-containing protein, which produces MENFARLLKESWTLVEEDRERLSGHFYARLFLLDPALRMLFPVQMNGQGDRILEAIVTATQTVDDPESFDEYLRALGRDHRKFHVEASHYESMGVALLDALRSTAGDGWNLEYDQAWREAYASISERMLAGAAADDNPPFWHAEVLTHERHGPDTAVLTVRALQHPMTWQAGQYVSVEAPRHHPRVWRTYSVANAPNEDNVLEFHVRTPAGAAGWVSGALVRRTRPGDLLRVAAPMGSMTLDRASTRDILCVAGGVGLAPIKALVEELTRVNRTRWVHVFYGARRPADLYGLPGLEKLVAVHPWLSVTTACSDDPDFDGELGDISEVVTRYGPWTTHDCYVSGSAAMVRATLRALAADDVPPDNIRYDTFGNL
- a CDS encoding CPBP family intramembrane glutamic endopeptidase, which encodes MTVDELTRPVSRRTLGSETLLVLGLSLGQSAVYALVSLVAKLTATGGLSKQTASLNTSASARPYLDLTYQLLGILFALLPVLLAVHLLARDPGDPARTLGADLTRPGSDLARGAGLAALIGLPGLALFWAAAQLGINATLVPAALPPLWWAVPVLILAAVQNAVLEEVIVVGYLVTRLRQLRWRLAAVLAASALLRGSYHLYQGFGAFLGNAVMGVIFGLFYLRTRRVGPLIVAHTLLDVVAFVGYALLPKSWFGWL
- a CDS encoding squamosa promoter-binding protein 15 — protein: MSWVANVMLSVGPEDRLNAEAFSGWLDNECPRRELGMRPGGCGNLRLITAADNQWGGHKNPECEVYGGALNHADLAAVVEHFGSLAWHNPNAVQLFAMDQEEPFFRVWMIRDGALRQYAPSSPDEEDDEFWSPAGS
- a CDS encoding GNAT family N-acetyltransferase, producing the protein MIETERLRLETLDVAAARAVAAGDRDGRAWHAEFPREDDRDAAAMVLPHSNLTFGCRLIIERISGLAVGTIGFFGPPDNTGTVMVGYGLVPPARGHGLATEALRALVAYGFAQPSVRTITADPLHDNVASHRVLEKAGFLHTYSTKDARWYAIERTDRQHDNQQPC
- a CDS encoding dihydrofolate reductase family protein, producing MRKLIYGMNLSLDGYVSAPGDDLGWSRPSDELFQWWLDQERVISLFLYGRQLWEIMSAYWPTGDQQPGATPAQIDFARNWRDTPKVVFSSTIDKVDWNARLVTGEAISEITRLKAEDGGPMRVGGATLAGAAMRAGLIDEYEIVTHPVLVGGGTPFFSALNGWVNLNLVETQTFPGGVIMTRYETKR
- a CDS encoding SRPBCC family protein, which translates into the protein MRRSPSPAEARVTIERRVADVFHFYRDFQNLPRFLGDVMASEQVGPATFRWTIRGPLGVRLSSTVRLTEERTNELLRYETTTPPGMRTHWTVEFRPGSEPGRTEVHEVLKTPFGRLGRLALTLVGKPPGAEVAANLRRLKQLLETGEVTDTEHAVAGKFGRPAVGDRRCGPGWPQSSSRGPS
- a CDS encoding VOC family protein, producing the protein MSIRGIKLITVPVSDQDAAKQFYVEQLGFEVSQDSRMGPMRWLEVVPQGSPVGLALLPSVLGVPVGGLKGVQLHSDDLDGDCESLRAAGVKVDGPNDRPWGRDASFSDPDGNGFVLMAVHGGR
- a CDS encoding ATP-binding cassette domain-containing protein, which translates into the protein MSLMIEAVGLRKSFGKVVALDGLDVRLEAGQVAAILGPNGAGKTTFLRMLSTLVRPDGGTLRVCGVDATAEPARVRQLIGLAGQHATVEPALTGRENLQMIARLFGQDRRTARASAAETLERLRLGEAGDRLVRTYSGGMRRRLDLGASLVGRPRLLLLDEPTTGLDPQSRIELWDTVRALTTDGTDVLLTTQYLEEADRLADTILIIDHGQVIASGTAKELKSRAGRDIVEIHVRDREDLDRAVRALARIGAEQPVVDHGSLTASVAVDSGPDRLREALQEVGERGVHVEDVALRRPTLDEVFLSLTGSTPAAERCGGEPRPPGSAAGIEPETVSRSAR
- a CDS encoding ABC transporter permease; translation: MTAVAAPHPARTARLLPSVGVLTGRALRIYRRTPQLLVLRIVQSVAFLLIFRYVFGGAIGAGTMRYVDFMAPGLLTVGIMFATIGTALGVAEDHVGGLFDRLRSLPMPRSAVLAGRVLADLAMTVAVLVPSIAIAFAVGMRVHTDWASALGALGLLVLFGLAFVWIFVAVGLLAGSVQAAQGISFIVMPVSFASSAFVPTASMPGWLQAFTEHQPVTVVVNAVRTLTQGAPAEALLGHGTGYYVTRALIWIITLIVVFAGLAVSRYRSR
- a CDS encoding ArsR/SmtB family transcription factor: MSSATGVDVFAALASPVRRDLIRLLRDGGPQSVQDLAASFDMRRPSVSEHLKVLRDAGLVTERRSGRKRLYRLEPEPLMGLRDWLTPYERFWRERMSDFAALVAEESATEGEPA
- a CDS encoding SRPBCC family protein, whose translation is MTRPDKIEVDQFLPYPPAQVWRILVDPDLMARWLMPNDFKPVVGHRFTFQAKPMPALRFAGTIHCEVLAVEPERLLRITWADRSGSGLDSIVTWRLEPEGRGTRMLMEHSGFDLDSPFQAVAHRTMGSGWRSAVVRSMLTVLEQEA